The Humulus lupulus chromosome 3, drHumLupu1.1, whole genome shotgun sequence genome window below encodes:
- the LOC133822094 gene encoding protein NUCLEAR FUSION DEFECTIVE 6, mitochondrial produces MAANCVRQTLRASSASAKTLWSSSPAAFASKASKLSGLAASKPNLASRSSFQKLNSSRLPVELAGLQSLMPLHSATASALSTSLLSLHNNKWGCLSEGFATPL; encoded by the exons ATGGCGGCTAACTGCGTGAGGCAAACCCTACGAGCATCTTCGGCTTCTGCGAAAACCCTTTGGAGTTCTTCTCCTGCAGCTTTCGCTTCAAAAGCTTCTAAGTTGAGTGGACTCGCCGCTTCCAAGCCCAACTTAGCTTCTCGTTCATCTTTTCAGAAACTCAATTCCTCTAG GCTTCCGGTGGAGTTGGCTGGTTTGCAGTCTTTGATGCCATTGCACAGTGCTACTGCCTCGGCCTTGTCCACGTCTTTGCTGTCTTTGCACAATAACAAGTGGGGTTGTCTATCAGAAG GATTTGCTACCCCACTATAA